TCCGAACCCGGGCCGCAGGTCGACGGCGCGCGCGAGCTCTTCGTGCGCCTCGTCGAAGCGCTCCAGCTTCATCAACACCGTGCCGACCAGGAAATGTATTTGCGGGGTGAAGGGGGTCTCCGACAGCGGCTGGGCCGTGGTCCGCTCGCGCTCCAGCTGCTCGAGGCGCACCGACTCCTGCTCGATCTTTCCGGTATCCGACACCCTCGCGCCGCGGCGCATGTCCGCAATCCGCTCCTTGATGAGATCGATGCTTTCCTGAAGGCGCCGCTGGCGCTCCATCTCCTGCGCATGCCGCATCCCCTGCAGATCGGATAGCGACTGCCGGGCCGCCAGGAAGCGCTCCAGCGCCTGGGCGAAATCGCCGCGTCCCATCGAGATGGCTCCCAGCTGGATGTGGGCGTCCACCAGCTCCGGGAAGATCTTGACCGCCTCCTTCAGCTCCGCCTCGGCCTCGGGCACGTGGGCGCTGGAGAGCAGCTTCATCCCGTTCTCGAAGTGGGAGCGGGCCATCATCAGGCGATGCGACTCGTAGGGGTCGGGAACGGCGCCGCGCGACGCTGGGCAGGTGACGAGGAGGGCTGCGAAGGTCAGGGAGAGAGGACCTAAGCGCATGGTGAATTTCCAGAGAGCAAGAACCGGTATTCCGGAAATTCTAGCACGCAAGCGCCCGGTCGAAGCCCTTTTTTACACGCGGTTCCCCTGCCGCAGTTTCCGGATTAGCCGGTATTGAAAACCGGTAGGAATGAGAATAGCTTGATTTTGACCGGCTCGGGTCTTTTCTGACACATTTGGGAGGAACCAGCCCCTTAGTCACCCGCGAATTTTCGCGGAAACTTGCCCAGGATTCCGCAGCACCCATCCCTCTCAATCCTGCCCGGTTTTCCGCCAGAGGAGGTCCTATGCGATCTCGCGGACTGCTTCTCGTGTGCTTTCTGACGGCGCTCACCGCCGGGCTTTTCCAGGGCTATGCTCAGGAAATCACGACGGGGACGATCGCCGGGACGATCACCGACGACAAGGGAAAACCGGTCGCCGACGCGATCGTCACCGCCCTTTCTCCTCAAGGAGCCCGAAAAGTGGTCTCCGATAGGAACGGGTATTACATCATCCCCTTCCTCACGCCCGGGACCTACACGATCCAGGTGATCGCCCCCGGATACTCGCAAGTCATGCAGGAAGGGATCGTCGCGCGCCTGAACGACAAGACCACTTCCAACTACACGCTGCAGCCAGGGGTGGTCGAGAAGGTCACGGTGACGGGGCAGGCGCCCCTGGTCGACCGCAGCGACACCAGCACGGGCGCCAACGTCAAGGTTCAGGACTTCACCGCCGTCATCCCGGTCGGCCGCACTTACAGCAACCTGTTCGCGACGGCCCCCGGCGTCGTGAGCGGCGGCGGCACCGGTGCCGGCAACTACTCGATCGGCGGGGCTTCGGGGTTGGAGAATTCCTACTTGATCGACGGAGTCAACATCACCAACACCGGCTATGGCGGCATCGGCGCTTTCAATATTGTCTACGGCTCGCTGGGCACGGGCGTCACGTCCGATTTCCTGGACGAGGTGCAGGTCAAGACCGGCGGGTTCGAGGCCGAGTTCGGCCAGGCCCTCGGCGGGGTGCTCAACGCCGTGGTGAGATCCGGCACGAACGAAGTGAAAGGAAACCTTTCCTTCTACGGCACCCTGAGCGCCCTGGAAGGGTCGCGCGAGCGGGTCCGCACCGAGCTGGGCTCCGTCAACGTCCGCGAGCAGGACATCTATGACTTCGCCTTCTCGATGGGCGGACCCTTCGTGAAGGACAAGTTGTTCTGGTTCGTGGCCATGAACCCGGTCGAGACGCGCACCGGATTCGAGGCCCCCTCGGTCATTTTCCCGAGCTGCCCCGGCTGCGATCCCGACATCTCCGACATCGCCGGGACCGAGGCCTTCCCGGCCTCCGACCTGGGAATCCAGGAGCGCGTACGGCGCAACTACAACTACGCGGCCAAGCTCACCTGGTTCATGGCGAGCAACCACCGCCTCGACTTCTCGCTGTTCGGAGACCCGTCGCGCGGCTACAACGGCCCGCAGAACGCCGACGCCCCGATCGCCAACCAGGCCCTGCTGTACGCCGACTACGCCCAGGGTGGCGGGCAGAGCGGTATCCGCTACGGGGGCAACAACGCCGCGCTCAAATACAACGGCATCCTGACCCCCAAGTTCTTCATCGACGCCCAGGTCTCGCTGCACGACGGCCGCTTCAGCGAGGACCCGTTGCTCGACGGCTATATGATTCGGGACCGTCGGGCCCAGCTCCTGTTCAACACCGGACAGCTGGACGTGGGGCCGGCCAACTTCGTCGGCGGGCCCGGCTTCCTGTCGCAGCAGAATGACCGCAGCCTGCAATACTCGGCCAAGCTGACGAACATCCTGCCGGCCCGCAATGAGCTGAAGTATGGCGTAGAGTTCTCGGACATCGAATACCTGGACGACCAGAGCTACTCGGGACCGGAGGTGACCGTCTTCTTCGCCGCCAGCTGCACGGCCAATCCCACCGTCGCCTGCCGCGACGACACCGATTGCCCGGGGGGCGACACCTGTGATTTGGGCGTCTTCAACCAGGTGCCAGTCCAGACCACCTCGGGGGCGACCTTCGACCGGCGCGGGACAACCGAGTACCGCCTGACCCGGAACCGCTACTACCCGACGCCTGGACCCACCACCACCGACGACCTGAACCTGTTCGTCCAGGACACCTGGCAGGCATCGGACCGCTGGACGGTGAAGGCGGGGCTGCGCGCCACCCGCGAGAATATCAAGGGCTCCGGAGAGTACACGCTTCCTGTCGATCTCACCGTCTCGAATCGTGTCGGCAGCACCACCTTCTCGCCCGGGGAATATGCCTTCGACTGGGAGTTCTCGCCGCGCCTGGGCTTCACCTACGACGTCATGGGGACGGGCAAGAGCAAGCTGTACGCGAACTACGCCCGCTACTTCGAGCGGGTTCCCAACGACCTGGCGGTGCGCTCCTTCAGCAGCGAGACGGGCAGCACGCGCGTCACCTACGAGCTCGCCGGCACTCCCGATCCGACCATCCCCTTCAATCAGCAGGCGGTGCAGGTGGGCGGCCCCAACTTCCAGGGGTTCCCCAATACCCGGGTGCAGGACGGGACCAGGCTGCCGTACGAGGACGAGTACATCCTCGGCTATCAGCAGCAGCTGCGGCCCGATCTGTCGATCGAAGTGCGCGGCATCTTCCGCTACCAGGGAAGGGTGCTGGAAGACGTCCAGTTCACGGCACTGGAGTCGACCCAGAACTATTACTACGGCACGAGCTACGGCTACCCGTGCGATCCCTTTCCGAGCTCCGGGGTGACCTGCCCCGGCGTGCCGGCCGGATCGTTCGACGCCGCCCCGTTCGGCGAGTATGTCCTTGCCAACCCTGCGGTGAACACTCCCGCCACGGCCGGCTTCCCCAACCCGAAGCGCGACTACAAGGCACTCGAGCTGGCGATCAACAAGACCTTCTCCGAGAACTGGGCGATGAACGCCAACTACCGCTACTCGCAGCTGAAGGGGAACTACGAGGGACTGTTCCGCAACGACAACGGCCAGAGCGACCCCAACATCACTTCCTTGTTCGACTTCCCCAACTCGCCGCTGATGCAAGGGCAATTCTCCACTGGCTTCCTGAACACCGACCGGACGCACGTGGTGAACATCTACTCCTACTACCGCTGGCCAGGCGGCTTCACGGTCGGGGGAGGGTTCAACTGGCAGTCGGGAGTGCCGCGCCAGCCCTATCTGGCGCACCCGAGCTACCAGAACGCCGGGGAGATCCCCGGCATCGATCCAATCTACGCCTGGTGGGAAGATGGGGACGGCGACGGCCTTCCCAGCCCCAACGACACCCTGGTCACCGGCACGGGAGAGCAGGCGCTGGCCGACCCGCTTCGCCAGAGCGCCATCTTCCTTTACGACTACAAGCAGGTGAAAAGGGGATATCTTGGACGTACGCCCGATATCGTGACTTTCGACGTGAATTTCGCCTATCCAATCAAGCTGGGAAACGGCTCCCAGCTCAATCTGGCGCTGGCGATCTTCAATCTCTTCAATAACCAGGAGACCAGGCTCTTCGACGACAACGTCGAATCGGTCGCCGGCATCAGGAACCCCGATTTCCTGGCGCCCGTCGACTACGGCCCGCCGCGCACCATGCGGCTTTCGGTGAACTGGAGCTTCTGATCCGATCCTCGGGGCCCGCGGCGATCCGCGGGCCCCATCCCTCTCTGATGGGTTGGACTCCGGCATGAAGCGTCGATCCCTGCTCCTCGTCCTCGCCGTCGCCCTGGCGGCCGGCCTGCCGGCCGCGGGACTGCTCGCGCGGCGCGGCATCGTCCGCGTGCCGGCAGATCACTTCGCCATCGCCGGCAATCGCGTCCTGGCGCCGGGATGGCACCTCACCCCTCCCCTGCTCGAGACCCGCGTGCTGGAGCGCGAAGGCGACGGCGCGCTGCCGCCGTTGCCGCTGCCGAACCGCGAAGGGGTGAAGGCGGAGGCGGTGCTCTCGTTCTACTACCGCGTCCGGCCCGAGACCCTCGCCGAGGTCTCGCGGCGCAGCGGCAAAGGGTTCCATGCGCTTCTCGAAAAGGCCGCGCGCGACGCCCTGGCGCAGGCGGGTGCGGCGCGTTCGGCGCTCGAGCTGCTGGACCCGGCGCTGGCCCGGCCGGTCGAAGCGTCCCTGAATCGCAGCCTGGCTTCCGCCGGCATCGAGGTTTCGGCGCTCGGCTGTGCCGCCACCCTTCCGGGCGATGCGGGAAACAGCGCGGCGCCGGCCCGCCTCGCGCAGGCCTCCCAATCCACCGGAATCCACCTTCTGCTCATCGGGCTCGACGCGGCCGACTGGGAATCGATCGATCCGCTCCTCGCCGAGGGGAAGCTGCCGAATCTGGCGGCGCTGATTGGGAAGGGAGTGCGGGGACCGCTGCGTTCCTACAATCCGATGGTATCGCCGCTGCTGTGGACCACGATCGCGACCGGCAAAGGGCCCGATCTCCACGGAGTTGCCGACTTCAGCGTCGTCCAGGCCAAAACCGGCGCCCGCGTGCCGATCAGCAGCACGTCCCGGAAGGTCCGGGCGCTATGGGACATCCTCTCGGAGCTGGATCGCCGCGTCGCCGTGGTCGGCTGGTGGGCCAGCTTTCCCGCGGATCCGATCCATGGCGTGATGGTGACCGATCGGGTCGCGGCCCTCAGCCTGCTGCCGAACCGCGAGGCGCTGGCCGATCGCCCCGGCTACACCCAGCCCCCGGATTTCCTGAAAGAGATCCTGAGCGGATGCGTCCTGCCCGAAGGGATAACCCTCGAGGAAGTGCGCCGCTTCGCCGAGGTCACGCCGGAGCAGTACCGCGCCGGGTTGCAGTGGATCGCGCACCCTCCCGAGCCTCCGGCCAAGGGGAAGCCGCCGGTCCAGGATCCCGTGGGCCTGCTCATCAAGATTCTGGCGGCGACGCGCAATTACCACACCGCCGCCTTGCAGGCGCTGCAGCGGGGACCGTTCGATCTGACGGCGGTCTATTTCGAGGGGATCGACCTGGTGGGACATCGCTTCCAGCACTATCGAGCCCCGCGCATGCAGATCGCCGACGCAGAGGGGTATGCCCGCTTCCATGACGTCGTCACGAAGTTCTACATCCACCAGGATCGGCTCGTCGGGGAGTTGATCCGCAAGGCGGGCCCGGGGACGACCGTCCTGGTCCTCTCCGATCACGGCTTCAAGACGGGCGCCTCGCGGCCCGAGGGAGTCCTCCCCTACACCGTCGATCAGCCGGTGGAATGGCACCGGGAGGATGGGATCTTCATTCTGAGCGGCCCGGGCGCGGCGCATGGGACGCTGCGCGAACCAGCGACGTTGTTTGACATCACGCCGACGATTCTGGCACTGCTGGGCGCACCGCTGGCTTCCGACATGCCGGGGCATCCGCTTTCCTCCGCGCTGGATCCCGCCTTTCTGCGGGAGCACCCGCCGGGGAGGATCCCCTCCTATGAGGCGCTGGGCGCACCGCGCCGCGGCAGCGAGGCCGAGGAGGCGGAGGAGGTCTCCGCCGAGATGATGGCCCAGCTGCGCGCCCTCGGCTACGTGGGCGGCGGTGAAGCCGCCGCGCCGGCGCCTGCGAAGGGATCCGGCGGCCCCGCCGGTGACGGCGCGACCGACACGACGGTCAGCTATCACCGCAATCTGGCGACCTATTACCTGAGCGCCCATCGCTACCAGGAGGCAATAGACGAGCTGAACCGGGCCAACCAGCGGGAGAAGCTGCCGAAGAGCTACGGCATGCTGGCCGAGGCGCTCGACGCGCTGGGACGCAAGCCGGAAGCCCTCGCCGCGCTCGAGGAAGGATGGAAGGAGGTCCCCGAGGCGATGGCCCCCGATTCGGTCTTCTGGTACGTGCAGCTGAGCGCCGATCTCGGCGATGCGGCGCGCGGCCGCCGGTTCCTCGACAGCCATGCCGTGGCATTGAACGATACTCCGGCGCTGCGCGCGGCGGCCGAAGGCGTGCTGGCCGCCTCCGCTGGCGATTCCCGGGGGGCCGAGGAGCATTTCCTGATCGCCCTGCGTGCCGATCCGACCCTGGTGGCGGCGGCCCGCCCCCTGGCGGAGATCGCCGCGGCGCGCGGCAATCTCGAATCGCTGCGCCCGCTGCTCGAGGCGGGACTGAGGCGGAGCGACCGCATCGACGAATATCACAATTTGCTGGGGGCGCTCGATTCGAAAGCAGGAAGGAAAGAGCAGGCGCTGGCACATTTCCGGCGGGCCTGTGAGCTGTCGCCGGCCGATCCGCGCTTCGCGCTCAACCTCTCGCTCACCCTGATGGATCTGCAGCGCTGGAGCGAGGCGGCCGAGGCGCTGGATCGCGCCGTCGCGATCACCCCCGGGGCGGACCTGTTCCTGGCACTGGGCAACGCACGCCTGCAGACACGCGAGCCGGAGGCGGCCCTGGCGGCCTTCCGCCGGGCGAGCGAGGCCGGGGCCGATCCGGCGCGCGCCGAGCTGGGGATTGCGCTGAGCACGCTGCGCCTGCGGGGGCGCGACGAGGCGCTCGCCCTGGCGCGGGACAGCCTGGCGCGCCATCCTGAGAACCCTGCCCTCGCAGGCCTGGTGCGCGATCTGTCGGCGCAGCGCTAGTCTCCCTCTTGCGTCCCACGCCGGTCTCGTGCAGACTCATCCCCAGGATCCGCTGCCGACCCTGGCGCCACCTCTGAACGATCCCGCAACTCGAGGCCGGCAATGCTGCATGCTCTCCGCCGCCGAACCCTCCTTCGAGCCACCACGGCCATTGGTCTGGTCTTTTTCCTAGGAGTCCCGGCGGCCGCCGAGGACGAGACGGACTCAACGAATCCGGCCGTCCCGATCCTGAGGGGGCTCGACAGGGCCAGCCGTCTCTATCTCGACAACGTGCTGCGCTTCGCGTGCAAGGAGAAGATCGTCGAGCATGACCCCGGTGCGAAGCGGGCCTTTTCCTTCGACTACATGTACGTCTATGACGACGCCCAGGGGTACCTGGACTATCGCACGCAAGGGAGCAAGTCGACGAAGCCGGTCGATCCTCGCTCCGTCGGAGTCCGGCAGTTCCTGGCGCGGGGATCGATGTGGGTCCTGATCTTCAACCAGAGCCGCTTCTCGAGCCACCGCTACCGGCTCGTCGGAGGCTCTCCGATGCACGGCATCGACGCGA
The Candidatus Polarisedimenticolia bacterium genome window above contains:
- a CDS encoding tetratricopeptide repeat protein; its protein translation is MRLGPLSLTFAALLVTCPASRGAVPDPYESHRLMMARSHFENGMKLLSSAHVPEAEAELKEAVKIFPELVDAHIQLGAISMGRGDFAQALERFLAARQSLSDLQGMRHAQEMERQRRLQESIDLIKERIADMRRGARVSDTGKIEQESVRLEQLERERTTAQPLSETPFTPQIHFLVGTVLMKLERFDEAHEELARAVDLRPGFGEAHNNLAVLDFYRKDYARSWEHVHAAETAGVKVDPLFRAELAALAPEA
- a CDS encoding alkaline phosphatase family protein, which produces MKRRSLLLVLAVALAAGLPAAGLLARRGIVRVPADHFAIAGNRVLAPGWHLTPPLLETRVLEREGDGALPPLPLPNREGVKAEAVLSFYYRVRPETLAEVSRRSGKGFHALLEKAARDALAQAGAARSALELLDPALARPVEASLNRSLASAGIEVSALGCAATLPGDAGNSAAPARLAQASQSTGIHLLLIGLDAADWESIDPLLAEGKLPNLAALIGKGVRGPLRSYNPMVSPLLWTTIATGKGPDLHGVADFSVVQAKTGARVPISSTSRKVRALWDILSELDRRVAVVGWWASFPADPIHGVMVTDRVAALSLLPNREALADRPGYTQPPDFLKEILSGCVLPEGITLEEVRRFAEVTPEQYRAGLQWIAHPPEPPAKGKPPVQDPVGLLIKILAATRNYHTAALQALQRGPFDLTAVYFEGIDLVGHRFQHYRAPRMQIADAEGYARFHDVVTKFYIHQDRLVGELIRKAGPGTTVLVLSDHGFKTGASRPEGVLPYTVDQPVEWHREDGIFILSGPGAAHGTLREPATLFDITPTILALLGAPLASDMPGHPLSSALDPAFLREHPPGRIPSYEALGAPRRGSEAEEAEEVSAEMMAQLRALGYVGGGEAAAPAPAKGSGGPAGDGATDTTVSYHRNLATYYLSAHRYQEAIDELNRANQREKLPKSYGMLAEALDALGRKPEALAALEEGWKEVPEAMAPDSVFWYVQLSADLGDAARGRRFLDSHAVALNDTPALRAAAEGVLAASAGDSRGAEEHFLIALRADPTLVAAARPLAEIAAARGNLESLRPLLEAGLRRSDRIDEYHNLLGALDSKAGRKEQALAHFRRACELSPADPRFALNLSLTLMDLQRWSEAAEALDRAVAITPGADLFLALGNARLQTREPEAALAAFRRASEAGADPARAELGIALSTLRLRGRDEALALARDSLARHPENPALAGLVRDLSAQR
- a CDS encoding TonB-dependent receptor; amino-acid sequence: MRSRGLLLVCFLTALTAGLFQGYAQEITTGTIAGTITDDKGKPVADAIVTALSPQGARKVVSDRNGYYIIPFLTPGTYTIQVIAPGYSQVMQEGIVARLNDKTTSNYTLQPGVVEKVTVTGQAPLVDRSDTSTGANVKVQDFTAVIPVGRTYSNLFATAPGVVSGGGTGAGNYSIGGASGLENSYLIDGVNITNTGYGGIGAFNIVYGSLGTGVTSDFLDEVQVKTGGFEAEFGQALGGVLNAVVRSGTNEVKGNLSFYGTLSALEGSRERVRTELGSVNVREQDIYDFAFSMGGPFVKDKLFWFVAMNPVETRTGFEAPSVIFPSCPGCDPDISDIAGTEAFPASDLGIQERVRRNYNYAAKLTWFMASNHRLDFSLFGDPSRGYNGPQNADAPIANQALLYADYAQGGGQSGIRYGGNNAALKYNGILTPKFFIDAQVSLHDGRFSEDPLLDGYMIRDRRAQLLFNTGQLDVGPANFVGGPGFLSQQNDRSLQYSAKLTNILPARNELKYGVEFSDIEYLDDQSYSGPEVTVFFAASCTANPTVACRDDTDCPGGDTCDLGVFNQVPVQTTSGATFDRRGTTEYRLTRNRYYPTPGPTTTDDLNLFVQDTWQASDRWTVKAGLRATRENIKGSGEYTLPVDLTVSNRVGSTTFSPGEYAFDWEFSPRLGFTYDVMGTGKSKLYANYARYFERVPNDLAVRSFSSETGSTRVTYELAGTPDPTIPFNQQAVQVGGPNFQGFPNTRVQDGTRLPYEDEYILGYQQQLRPDLSIEVRGIFRYQGRVLEDVQFTALESTQNYYYGTSYGYPCDPFPSSGVTCPGVPAGSFDAAPFGEYVLANPAVNTPATAGFPNPKRDYKALELAINKTFSENWAMNANYRYSQLKGNYEGLFRNDNGQSDPNITSLFDFPNSPLMQGQFSTGFLNTDRTHVVNIYSYYRWPGGFTVGGGFNWQSGVPRQPYLAHPSYQNAGEIPGIDPIYAWWEDGDGDGLPSPNDTLVTGTGEQALADPLRQSAIFLYDYKQVKRGYLGRTPDIVTFDVNFAYPIKLGNGSQLNLALAIFNLFNNQETRLFDDNVESVAGIRNPDFLAPVDYGPPRTMRLSVNWSF